A region of Capra hircus breed San Clemente chromosome 11, ASM170441v1, whole genome shotgun sequence DNA encodes the following proteins:
- the DNAJC5G gene encoding dnaJ homolog subfamily C member 5G, producing MAHVDEAARQLSKSGSTLYAVLELKKGASPEDVKKAYRRLALKYHPDKNPGDAQAAEIFKEINTAHAVLSDPKKRKIYDRHGSLGIYIYDHFGEEGVTYYFTMNSCWFKTLVLLCALLTCCCCCCCCCFCCGALKPPPEEATNKKYASNVQHQPPRSGRREHFRRGEDGSSDDN from the exons ATGGCTCATGTGGACGAGGCTGCCCGCCAGTTGTCCAAGTCTGGGTCAACCCTCTATGCAGTGCTGGAGCTTAAGAAGGGCGCCTCACCTGAAGACGTCAAGAAGGCCTACAG GAGACTGGCCTTGAAGTATCATCCAGACAAGAATCCAGGGGATGCTCAAGCAGCAGAAATCTTCAAGGAGATCAACACAGCCCACGCCGTACTGAGTGACCCTAAGAAGCGGAAAATTTATGACCGGCATGGCTCattgggaatatatatatacgATCACTTTGGCGAAGAAGGCGTCACATACTATTTTACAATGAATAGTTGTTGGTTCAAG ACACTTGTCCTCTTGTGTGCTCTGCTcacctgttgctgttgttgctgctgctgctgcttttgctgTGGAGCACTTAAGCCACCACCTGAGGAAGCAACTAACAAAAAATATGCGTCAAATGTCCAGCATCAGCCTCCAAGGTCAG GACGCAGAGAACATTTTAGAAGAGGGGAAGATGGTTCTAGTGATGATAATTAG